One window of Mangrovibacterium diazotrophicum genomic DNA carries:
- a CDS encoding DUF6051 family protein, translating into MKQYLEAYWELIGKLEENSPKIELDELDVLRFDFESEAHDLLPGMEEYCCHQHKDHFDANQSFFHDIGTFDNQIQIKDIDIAENKQFEYMIFRPKSESISREAIFLFHGFNEKNWNKYLTWAQYLAETTRKPVILFPMAFHMNRTLSIWSDKRKMFLMSEKRRQMFPNIVNSSLTNVAISMRLHSRPQRFIWSGLQSYYDVIRFIDQVREGSHTVLHADTQFHVVAYSIGCLLSEILKLANPKGYFTKSKLALFCGGPVFNRLSPVSKFIIDSEANVALYSYLIEHFEKHTAKDKHLQHYIKGPHAEGHIFHAMLNYNENRAYREQLFRNVSDDLMAIGLEQDEVIPSYEIVNTLQGANRDIRIPVHIVDFEFPYNHIAPFPAVAKNSELIDREFRNIFGKIADFITA; encoded by the coding sequence ATGAAACAATACCTGGAAGCCTATTGGGAATTGATCGGAAAACTGGAAGAGAATTCCCCAAAGATTGAACTGGACGAACTGGATGTTTTGCGCTTTGATTTCGAGTCGGAAGCGCACGATTTGTTGCCCGGAATGGAAGAATATTGCTGCCATCAACACAAGGACCATTTCGACGCTAACCAATCGTTTTTTCACGATATTGGCACCTTCGACAACCAGATTCAGATTAAAGACATTGACATCGCCGAGAACAAGCAATTTGAATACATGATCTTCCGACCAAAAAGTGAGTCGATCTCTCGGGAAGCCATTTTCCTGTTCCACGGGTTCAATGAGAAAAACTGGAATAAATATTTGACCTGGGCCCAGTATTTAGCCGAAACAACCCGGAAACCGGTCATCCTTTTCCCTATGGCTTTTCACATGAACCGAACACTTTCCATTTGGAGCGACAAACGAAAAATGTTCCTAATGAGCGAAAAGCGGCGGCAAATGTTTCCCAATATTGTCAACTCGTCGCTGACGAATGTCGCGATTAGTATGCGACTGCACAGCCGCCCGCAGCGTTTTATCTGGTCAGGACTGCAAAGCTACTACGATGTGATTCGATTTATTGATCAGGTTCGGGAAGGTAGTCATACGGTATTGCACGCTGACACACAGTTCCATGTGGTCGCCTATTCTATTGGCTGTCTGCTTTCGGAAATCTTGAAGTTAGCCAACCCTAAAGGCTATTTTACCAAATCCAAATTGGCCTTATTTTGCGGAGGGCCGGTCTTCAACCGCCTGTCGCCGGTATCAAAATTCATTATCGACAGCGAGGCCAACGTCGCCCTCTATTCGTATTTGATTGAGCATTTCGAGAAACACACTGCCAAGGATAAGCATCTTCAACACTACATTAAAGGCCCTCACGCGGAAGGTCATATTTTTCACGCCATGCTGAACTACAATGAAAATCGCGCGTACCGTGAGCAGCTTTTTCGAAATGTGAGCGACGATTTAATGGCCATTGGACTCGAACAGGACGAAGTGATTCCATCGTACGAGATTGTGAACACGCTGCAAGGCGCCAACCGGGATATCCGGATTCCGGTTCACATTGTCGATTTTGAGTTTCCTTACAACCACATTGCCCCCTTTCCGGCAGTGGCTAAAAACAGCGAACTGATTGATCGGGAGTTTCGAAATATTTTCGGAAAGATTGCTGACTTTATTACCGCTTAG
- a CDS encoding alkaline phosphatase family protein, with protein MKILFRELSIFLILSVFSFGAARGQSSASPKTKLVLVINVEQMRSDYLVRYADKFQNDGFLRLVNHGAVCSNASMNLHIQKCVTGVPTLMTGAYPDRHGIINEIWMDRLKEKQVDAVEDKNYITVGSDSNEGQRSAKQLLSPTLGDGLKLSTNGNAKVFSVSLNDYSAVLSSGHAADGAYWMDNQTGNMISSSYYVDQFPSWAFSFNAKQMVESFANRDWTTLLPMGSYEASVEDDNTFERGYYEKWNTFPYDLKKLISTEGSYRVLKTTPYGNRLIKDFAVNLIENERLGRDDVPDLLTINFSSMDFANNLFGPSSVEMEDTYLRLDQDIAGLLDYVDKNIGLANTLVILTSSCSSSYSVDFLQQQYNMPAGYVSPESMVALLKSYLNITYGQGNWVEFVMDQQIYFNRQLIEKQKISIDEFMSKAASFINQFEGVKIALPSSGFEQGDYATSLLTTISKSYNFKRSGDILFMLEDGWQPQFKYRKVVYTDNTHIPMIWMGSGIHSGRYRGEVDAIDMVPTIFDILGYDIPSHCSGRVIEEILR; from the coding sequence ATGAAAATATTATTCAGAGAACTTTCAATCTTCCTAATCCTGTCTGTTTTCAGCTTTGGTGCAGCTAGAGGGCAATCTTCGGCCAGCCCGAAAACCAAGTTGGTATTGGTTATCAATGTGGAGCAGATGCGGAGCGATTACCTTGTGCGATATGCCGATAAGTTTCAGAACGACGGTTTTCTGCGCCTGGTCAATCATGGTGCTGTTTGTTCCAACGCCAGCATGAACCTGCACATTCAGAAATGTGTGACTGGCGTTCCCACTTTGATGACCGGAGCCTATCCGGACCGTCACGGGATTATCAATGAAATTTGGATGGATCGCCTGAAAGAGAAACAGGTGGATGCTGTAGAAGATAAGAATTACATTACTGTTGGGAGTGACTCGAATGAAGGACAACGTTCGGCGAAACAGCTGTTAAGCCCGACTTTAGGTGATGGACTAAAACTTTCGACCAACGGAAACGCCAAAGTGTTTTCGGTTAGTTTGAATGATTACAGCGCCGTACTTTCGTCCGGTCACGCGGCGGATGGTGCCTACTGGATGGATAACCAAACCGGAAATATGATTTCCAGTTCTTATTACGTGGATCAGTTTCCATCGTGGGCCTTCAGCTTTAATGCCAAGCAGATGGTTGAATCATTCGCCAATCGTGATTGGACAACCTTGTTGCCGATGGGGAGCTACGAGGCAAGCGTTGAAGATGACAATACATTTGAACGAGGCTATTACGAAAAATGGAACACCTTCCCGTATGATTTGAAAAAATTGATCTCTACAGAAGGTAGTTACCGGGTGCTGAAGACAACGCCCTACGGCAATCGCCTGATCAAAGATTTCGCGGTCAACCTGATTGAAAATGAACGCTTGGGACGCGATGATGTTCCTGACTTGCTTACTATCAATTTTTCGTCTATGGACTTCGCCAATAACCTGTTCGGGCCGTCGTCTGTGGAAATGGAAGATACTTATTTGCGCTTGGATCAGGATATCGCCGGTTTGCTCGATTATGTGGATAAAAACATTGGATTGGCTAACACATTGGTCATTCTTACCTCATCATGCTCTTCTTCCTACTCAGTCGATTTTTTACAACAGCAATACAATATGCCTGCCGGCTACGTGTCGCCTGAAAGTATGGTTGCTCTGTTGAAATCGTATTTGAATATCACTTACGGACAGGGAAACTGGGTTGAGTTTGTGATGGATCAGCAAATCTATTTCAACCGGCAATTGATCGAGAAACAAAAGATTTCGATTGATGAATTCATGAGCAAAGCGGCGTCGTTCATTAACCAGTTCGAAGGGGTGAAAATCGCCTTGCCGTCATCGGGTTTTGAACAAGGAGACTATGCGACCAGTTTGCTGACGACAATTTCAAAATCATACAACTTTAAGCGTTCGGGCGATATTCTGTTTATGCTCGAGGATGGCTGGCAACCACAGTTTAAATACCGCAAAGTGGTGTACACGGACAATACGCACATTCCAATGATCTGGATGGGAAGTGGCATTCACAGCGGTCGTTACCGGGGCGAAGTTGATGCCATCGATATGGTGCCAACGATTTTCGATATCCTTGGCTACGACATCCCATCGCATTGCAGTGGAAGGGTGATTGAAGAGATTTTACGCTAA
- a CDS encoding D-isomer specific 2-hydroxyacid dehydrogenase family protein, translating into MKIVAFETREDERPTFRKLEQKHQIEIVCLPEEISKQNIGLTKGATAISILGHSQINAELLNLLKENGIDFVSTRTVGYNHIDLEEANKLGIRVANAYYDPHGVADYTVMLILMSLRKYKQAMWRANVNDYSLKGLKGREMRNLTIGVVGTGNIGAQVIQNLSGFGSRLLAFDTRKNPKVESLVEYMPLEQLYAEADIISYHVPLLASTHRMVNRETLAQMKDGVVLINCSRGELMNVSDVIDAIESHKIGALAMDVFENETGIYHQDRRTDIISNRDMAYIRQFPNVIMTQHIAFYTDAAVETMVECGVESLCDFVAKGETSREILAR; encoded by the coding sequence ATGAAAATTGTTGCTTTTGAGACGAGAGAGGATGAACGCCCGACGTTCAGGAAGTTGGAACAAAAACACCAAATTGAGATTGTTTGCCTGCCGGAGGAAATATCGAAACAAAATATTGGACTGACGAAAGGAGCCACTGCCATTTCAATTTTAGGACACAGCCAGATAAATGCGGAATTGCTGAACCTGTTGAAGGAAAATGGCATTGACTTCGTTTCAACCCGAACTGTTGGCTACAACCACATCGACCTGGAAGAAGCCAATAAACTGGGCATCCGTGTTGCCAATGCTTACTACGATCCGCATGGGGTTGCAGACTACACGGTGATGCTGATCCTGATGTCGCTACGCAAATACAAGCAAGCAATGTGGCGCGCCAACGTAAACGACTACTCGCTAAAAGGATTGAAAGGCCGTGAAATGCGCAACCTTACGATCGGCGTGGTTGGCACCGGGAATATCGGGGCACAGGTAATTCAAAATCTTTCAGGTTTTGGTAGCCGCCTGCTAGCTTTCGACACCCGCAAAAACCCCAAAGTGGAAAGTTTGGTAGAATACATGCCGTTGGAACAACTGTATGCCGAGGCCGACATTATCAGTTACCACGTGCCGCTGCTCGCAAGTACTCACCGCATGGTTAACCGAGAAACCTTGGCACAAATGAAGGACGGCGTGGTATTGATCAACTGTTCTCGCGGCGAACTGATGAACGTGAGCGATGTCATCGACGCTATTGAGTCGCATAAAATTGGAGCGCTGGCGATGGATGTTTTTGAAAACGAAACCGGCATTTACCACCAGGACCGTCGGACAGACATTATCAGCAACCGCGACATGGCCTACATTCGCCAGTTCCCGAATGTCATCATGACCCAACACATTGCCTTTTATACCGATGCTGCCGTTGAAACCATGGTAGAATGCGGCGTCGAGAGTTTGTGCGACTTTGTTGCCAAAGGCGAAACCAGTCGCGAAATCCTCGCCCGTTAA
- the pgl gene encoding 6-phosphogluconolactonase, translated as MESPKVKIYNDNQAVAEAFAKDLYQFVSSREDSVHIALSGGSTPALLFDILAKDYVEKMPWEKIHFWWGDERCVLPTDEQSNYKMTVDHLLGKIKMPEENIHRVLGELTPEQANKAYIHEISELVPEANGWPEFDLIILGMGNDGHTASIFPHEIQLLHDAKICAVATHPESGQKRVSLTGAVINNAKEVSFLVTGKSKTDRVNEIFNKLDGYKELPSTYINPTHGQLTFYFDKDAAAKIS; from the coding sequence ATGGAATCACCGAAAGTAAAAATATACAACGACAACCAGGCAGTTGCTGAAGCTTTTGCCAAAGACCTTTACCAATTTGTATCCAGCCGCGAAGATTCGGTACATATCGCCTTATCCGGCGGATCGACTCCGGCCCTTTTGTTCGACATTTTAGCCAAAGATTACGTGGAAAAAATGCCTTGGGAGAAGATTCATTTTTGGTGGGGTGACGAACGTTGTGTACTCCCGACCGACGAACAAAGCAACTACAAAATGACGGTCGACCATTTGCTGGGTAAAATCAAGATGCCGGAAGAAAACATTCACCGTGTGTTGGGTGAGTTGACTCCGGAACAAGCAAACAAAGCTTACATCCACGAAATTTCCGAGTTGGTTCCTGAAGCAAACGGATGGCCAGAGTTTGATCTCATCATCCTGGGCATGGGAAATGACGGACACACTGCCTCCATTTTCCCGCACGAAATTCAATTGCTGCACGATGCAAAAATCTGCGCTGTAGCAACCCATCCGGAATCCGGACAAAAGCGCGTAAGCCTGACCGGAGCGGTGATCAACAATGCAAAAGAAGTGAGTTTTCTGGTTACCGGTAAATCGAAGACCGACCGCGTGAACGAGATCTTCAACAAACTGGATGGCTACAAAGAATTGCCGTCGACCTACATCAATCCAACGCACGGTCAGCTGACCTTTTACTTCGACAAAGACGCCGCAGCTAAAATCAGTTAG
- the zwf gene encoding glucose-6-phosphate dehydrogenase, which produces MSQTKPQILVIFGASGDLTKRKLIPALYELFRQKLLPKEFAVLGVSRTDLDDDAFREKMKEFLPKEDDKKTAVSEFLQMLYYQPLATEDAYDYPVLRDRLTTIAKQNNIAENYIFYLSTPPKLYEIIPANLASVDLNKTEDGFRRLIVEKPFGTDLESAKQLNKNLLNYFNEDQIYRIDHYLGKETVQNMLVTRFANGIFEPIWNHNFIHHVEVTSAESLGVEERGGYYDSSGAMRDMVQNHLMQVVGMVAMEPPVIVEADAIRNEVLKVFQSLRPIKEEDVQNHVIRGQYIESHIKGDLVKGYRQEKGVDPESRTETFMAMKFFIDNWRWSGVPFYIRTGKKLPTRVTEVVIHFKKTPHHLFGTNAGYEHSNNQLVIRIQPDEGILLKFGMKVPGAGFNVQTVNMDFHYDDLRNVHLPSAYERLLLDCMQGDATLYSRGDAVVKAWEYVQPILNAWKNNPEIPVYGYPAGTWGPDVADDLVEDGTWRYPCKNLSDDGNYCEL; this is translated from the coding sequence ATGAGTCAAACAAAACCACAAATATTGGTCATTTTTGGTGCCTCCGGCGATTTGACCAAAAGAAAACTGATCCCGGCTCTGTACGAGCTCTTCCGACAGAAATTGTTACCCAAAGAGTTCGCCGTTTTGGGTGTAAGCCGTACAGACCTGGATGACGACGCTTTCCGGGAGAAAATGAAAGAATTTCTTCCGAAAGAGGACGACAAGAAAACAGCTGTGTCCGAATTTCTGCAAATGTTGTATTACCAGCCACTGGCAACCGAGGATGCTTACGACTACCCGGTTTTGCGTGATCGTTTGACGACGATTGCCAAGCAAAACAACATTGCCGAAAACTACATTTTCTATCTTTCAACACCGCCTAAGTTGTACGAGATTATCCCGGCAAACCTGGCCAGCGTTGATCTGAATAAGACAGAAGACGGATTCCGTCGACTGATTGTAGAAAAACCTTTCGGAACAGATCTGGAATCAGCAAAACAGCTGAATAAAAATTTGTTGAATTACTTCAACGAGGATCAAATCTACCGTATCGACCACTACCTGGGGAAAGAAACCGTTCAAAACATGCTGGTGACACGTTTTGCCAACGGTATCTTCGAGCCGATCTGGAACCACAATTTCATTCATCACGTCGAAGTTACCTCGGCAGAGAGCCTTGGTGTTGAAGAACGTGGCGGTTACTACGACAGCTCTGGTGCGATGCGCGACATGGTGCAGAACCACCTGATGCAGGTGGTCGGAATGGTGGCGATGGAACCACCGGTTATTGTCGAAGCAGATGCGATCCGGAACGAAGTGCTCAAGGTGTTCCAATCCTTACGCCCGATTAAAGAAGAAGATGTGCAAAACCACGTCATTCGTGGCCAGTATATCGAATCGCACATCAAAGGAGATTTGGTGAAAGGTTACCGTCAGGAAAAAGGTGTTGATCCTGAAAGCCGCACTGAAACCTTCATGGCGATGAAATTTTTCATCGACAACTGGCGCTGGAGCGGTGTGCCGTTCTACATTCGCACCGGAAAAAAATTGCCGACCCGTGTAACCGAAGTTGTTATTCACTTCAAGAAAACGCCTCACCACCTGTTTGGCACAAACGCCGGCTACGAACATTCCAACAATCAGTTGGTTATTCGTATTCAACCCGATGAAGGTATTTTGCTGAAGTTCGGCATGAAAGTTCCGGGCGCCGGATTCAATGTTCAAACGGTGAACATGGATTTCCACTACGACGATCTTCGGAATGTACACCTCCCATCAGCTTACGAACGCTTGCTGCTCGACTGTATGCAAGGTGACGCAACGCTCTACTCACGTGGCGATGCTGTTGTGAAAGCCTGGGAGTATGTGCAGCCCATTTTGAATGCATGGAAAAACAACCCCGAAATACCGGTATATGGTTACCCAGCAGGAACCTGGGGACCGGATGTTGCCGACGATCTTGTTGAAGACGGCACCTGGCGATACCCCTGCAAAAACCTGTCGGACGACGGAAACTATTGCGAATTATAA
- a CDS encoding MarC family protein has protein sequence MLDIINTFFLLFAVIDPIGTVPVFLSATQNFDVPEKKKIAVRASITAAIILIFFIVVGQLIIEGMEVTLDAFQISGGIILFLFALTMIFGEGKPENEIHMIKDFKRVTIFPIAIPSIASPGAIMAVVLLTDNHMYSIGQQAVTTFLMLIVVAITAVLLVVARYIQSWIGEQGITVISKIMGLILASYATQSILSGLKSFFMS, from the coding sequence ATGCTGGATATCATTAATACTTTCTTTCTCCTTTTCGCCGTCATCGACCCCATTGGTACAGTACCTGTCTTCCTTTCGGCCACTCAAAATTTCGATGTGCCCGAGAAGAAAAAGATCGCAGTGCGGGCTTCAATCACGGCTGCCATCATTTTAATCTTTTTTATTGTCGTTGGGCAACTCATTATCGAAGGCATGGAAGTGACCCTGGATGCGTTCCAGATATCCGGTGGCATCATCCTCTTCCTTTTTGCGTTGACCATGATTTTTGGTGAAGGAAAACCGGAGAACGAAATCCACATGATCAAAGATTTCAAGCGGGTGACCATTTTCCCGATTGCCATTCCGTCCATCGCTTCTCCCGGAGCCATTATGGCCGTAGTTTTACTAACCGACAACCACATGTATTCGATCGGGCAGCAGGCTGTCACAACCTTTTTAATGCTGATCGTTGTCGCCATCACTGCCGTGCTGCTGGTCGTTGCCCGCTACATCCAAAGCTGGATTGGCGAGCAGGGCATTACCGTCATCAGTAAAATCATGGGGCTCATCCTGGCTTCGTATGCCACTCAAAGTATTCTCTCGGGCCTGAAAAGCTTCTTCATGAGTTAG
- the gluP gene encoding glucose/galactose MFS transporter has protein sequence MSKKNNKIVVALLVVGVMFFAIGFALGINSYLIPLLKNALNVSSGESYLILAATFSAFLIFGYPASLVIGKIGYKNTMTLSFLMFAVGFLLYLPSASNESLPLFLLASFVSGMGNAFLQASVNPYITILGPIDSAAKRMSFMGIANKLAWPVAPLFLSLVIGKSVENVQLADITLPFYIIIGIFLLLGVLAYFSPLPEVKAAGEDEDSAEECAYAANKTSIWQFPHLLLGVLALFLYVGVETISLSTLVDYAQSINLPNAEYYAWIAPIGMVIGYICGIIFIPRVISQATALLICSILAIFGSIMVVFTPEAISIWFIAFMAVGCSLMWPALWPLAMTELGKFTKAGSSLMVIAIVGGALIPTLYGFAKDSFGPQKAYWVCIPCFLYILYYALKGHKVRS, from the coding sequence ATGTCGAAAAAGAACAACAAAATTGTGGTTGCATTGCTGGTAGTGGGCGTCATGTTCTTTGCTATTGGGTTTGCACTTGGTATCAACAGCTACCTTATTCCGTTGCTTAAAAATGCACTAAACGTATCTTCAGGTGAGTCTTACCTTATCCTGGCTGCTACTTTCTCTGCATTCCTGATTTTTGGTTACCCGGCTTCGTTGGTGATCGGCAAAATCGGTTACAAAAACACGATGACCCTTTCGTTCCTGATGTTTGCCGTTGGTTTTTTGCTGTACCTGCCATCGGCAAGTAACGAAAGTCTGCCGCTTTTCCTGTTGGCATCATTCGTAAGTGGTATGGGAAATGCCTTCCTTCAGGCATCAGTAAACCCGTACATTACCATTTTAGGACCTATTGACAGTGCGGCAAAACGTATGAGTTTCATGGGTATTGCCAACAAACTGGCCTGGCCGGTAGCACCCTTATTCCTGTCGCTGGTAATTGGTAAAAGTGTTGAAAATGTACAGTTGGCCGACATCACGCTGCCATTCTACATTATTATCGGCATCTTCCTGTTGTTGGGTGTTTTGGCTTACTTCTCACCGCTTCCTGAAGTGAAAGCTGCAGGTGAAGACGAAGACAGCGCCGAAGAATGTGCCTATGCTGCCAACAAAACATCAATCTGGCAATTCCCGCACTTGCTGCTGGGTGTTTTAGCCTTATTCCTGTATGTTGGGGTTGAAACAATCTCGCTGAGTACCCTGGTTGACTATGCACAAAGTATCAATCTGCCGAACGCTGAGTATTACGCGTGGATTGCCCCCATCGGGATGGTTATCGGCTACATTTGCGGTATCATTTTCATTCCGCGTGTCATTTCACAGGCAACAGCTCTGTTGATTTGTTCTATCTTGGCCATCTTCGGATCCATCATGGTGGTGTTTACTCCTGAAGCCATTTCAATCTGGTTCATCGCCTTTATGGCCGTGGGTTGCTCATTGATGTGGCCGGCTCTGTGGCCGCTGGCAATGACTGAACTGGGTAAATTCACCAAAGCAGGTTCATCGTTGATGGTCATCGCCATTGTGGGTGGTGCATTAATCCCAACGCTGTACGGTTTTGCAAAAGACAGCTTTGGACCGCAAAAAGCTTACTGGGTTTGTATTCCATGCTTCCTGTATATTCTTTACTACGCGCTGAAAGGCCACAAAGTAAGAAGCTAA
- a CDS encoding LacI family DNA-binding transcriptional regulator has product MDQFKNIRIKDVAELAGVSVATVDRVLHERGKISEKAKAKVLEALEKTGYKPNLIASTLGSNKVYRIAAMLPDPALDDYWNQSGSGIFKATEEWAQYNVRIESFYFNLYDKKSFKQVSKKILDFNPDSVLLAPIQYHESLEFFGDLKERNIPYVIFNTNIPEADPLSFIGQDLYQSGRVGAEMIATKLGTKGNILVVHVYEEKLNAMHVKEKEKGFRDYFTSNNLTDFNIESYEFTDFNDAAFMRELQDVLSKRTIDGIFVATSKGTHLTAQVLDKAGKKNVALVGYDLLKDNIHYMYEGVINFLIHQNPRKQAVRGINFLVNYLLFKKQPPVNDLFPLEIITRENIKSYLHSDSI; this is encoded by the coding sequence ATGGATCAGTTTAAAAATATTCGTATCAAAGATGTGGCCGAACTCGCAGGTGTTTCGGTAGCTACCGTTGACCGCGTTTTGCACGAGCGGGGAAAGATTTCGGAGAAGGCCAAGGCAAAAGTGCTCGAAGCACTCGAAAAGACCGGCTACAAACCGAATCTGATCGCCAGTACCTTGGGATCGAATAAAGTTTACAGAATAGCGGCGATGTTGCCGGATCCGGCTTTGGATGATTACTGGAATCAATCGGGTTCCGGAATATTTAAAGCAACCGAAGAATGGGCACAGTACAACGTTCGTATCGAGTCATTCTACTTCAACCTGTACGATAAAAAGTCGTTTAAACAGGTGTCCAAGAAAATTCTTGATTTCAACCCGGACAGTGTTTTGCTGGCACCGATTCAGTATCACGAATCGCTGGAGTTTTTCGGTGATTTGAAAGAACGGAATATCCCCTATGTGATTTTCAACACGAACATTCCCGAAGCTGATCCATTAAGCTTTATCGGCCAGGACCTTTACCAGAGCGGTAGAGTGGGGGCCGAAATGATTGCGACCAAGTTGGGAACAAAAGGGAATATTTTGGTGGTGCACGTGTACGAAGAGAAACTGAACGCGATGCACGTGAAGGAAAAGGAAAAAGGGTTTCGCGATTATTTCACCAGTAACAATCTGACCGATTTTAATATTGAGTCGTACGAATTCACCGATTTCAACGATGCTGCTTTTATGCGCGAGCTCCAGGATGTACTGAGTAAGCGAACAATCGACGGTATTTTTGTGGCAACATCGAAAGGTACTCACCTGACAGCCCAAGTGTTGGACAAGGCCGGCAAAAAGAATGTGGCGCTGGTTGGTTACGACTTGCTGAAAGACAACATTCACTATATGTACGAAGGGGTGATCAACTTCCTGATTCACCAGAATCCGCGCAAACAGGCGGTTCGGGGAATTAACTTCCTGGTGAATTACCTGTTGTTCAAAAAACAACCTCCGGTAAACGATTTGTTCCCGTTGGAGATCATCACACGGGAAAACATCAAATCGTATTTGCACTCCGATTCAATTTAG
- a CDS encoding DUF1801 domain-containing protein — protein sequence MKFRSVEEMLDFLPENELAVVEKLRDMIYANIPEVREKLSYNVPYFSIHSRICFIWPSAIPWGKVERHGIKLGFCKGHLLHDELNYLEKENRKEVYCKTYYKPEDIDEDLLKTFLFEAVEIDRMTAVGKPR from the coding sequence ATGAAATTCAGATCGGTTGAAGAAATGCTGGATTTTCTTCCCGAGAATGAATTGGCTGTTGTGGAAAAACTTCGGGATATGATTTATGCAAACATTCCCGAAGTTCGCGAGAAGCTATCCTACAATGTTCCCTATTTCTCCATTCATTCGCGCATTTGCTTCATCTGGCCTTCGGCCATCCCTTGGGGTAAAGTCGAGCGCCACGGCATCAAACTCGGATTTTGCAAAGGCCACTTGCTTCACGACGAGCTGAACTACCTCGAAAAAGAGAACCGAAAAGAAGTGTACTGCAAAACTTACTACAAGCCGGAGGATATCGATGAGGATTTACTGAAGACTTTCCTATTCGAAGCTGTTGAGATCGATCGCATGACAGCTGTGGGAAAACCGAGATAA